A region from the Arachis ipaensis cultivar K30076 chromosome B01, Araip1.1, whole genome shotgun sequence genome encodes:
- the LOC107635235 gene encoding signal recognition particle 19 kDa protein encodes MNVDGELPNIKRWIVLYPVYINSKKTMAEGRRIGLSKACENPTCAEIGDCCSYLKLPFAIEIDKAYPRDFMQRGRVRVLLKKEDGTLFNPTISSRKQLMLRVAEMVPKHHGRTKKQEVAASTSNAGASNKSGKGGKKRR; translated from the exons ATGAACGTGGATGGTGAATTGCCGAATATAAAGAGATGGATAGTGTTGTACCCTGTTTACATAAATTCGAAGAAGACGATGGCAGAAGGAAGACGAATTGGACTCAGCAAAGCGTGCGAGAATCCCACGTGTGCTGAAATTGGCGATTGCTGCAGCTATCTGAAACTCCCTTTTGCAATTGAG ATTGACAAGGCTTACCCGCGTGATTTCATGCAAAGAGGGAGAGTGAGGGTGTTACTGAAGAAGGAGGATGGCACTCTTTTTAATCCCACTATCTCATCCA GAAAGCAGCTAATGCTTCGTGTTGCAGAGATGGTACCCAAACATCATGGAAGGACAAAGAAGCAGGAGGTGGCTGCATCAACATCAAATGCAGGAGCTTCTAACAAATCTGGGAAAGGTGGAAAAAAGAGGAGATAA